The sequence below is a genomic window from Lelliottia sp. JS-SCA-14.
AGGAAATTCAGAAAGCGTACGAGCTCATTAAAGAGCAGAAGGGCTTTAAGTAACACGCGTTGGCCCGGCAAGCGCCGGGCCACACGGTTAAAAGTCAGCGGGTGCTTTAAAGGTCATCAGATTGCCAAACTCCGGATGCGTTATTGTCAGCATCTGAGCGTGCAATTGCAGCCGCGGTGCTAACGCCAGCGCTTCAGGTGTGGCGTAAAAGCGATCCCCCAGAATCGGATGACCTAACGCCAGCATATGCACGCGCAGCTGGTGCGAACGCCCGGTAATAGGTTTAAGCAGAATACGCGCGGTGTTATCCGGCGCGTACTCCAGCACTTCATACTCCGTCTGCGCCGCCTTGCCGGTTTCAAAACAGACTTTTTGCTTAGGCCGGTTCGGCCAGTCGCAAATCAGCGGCAAATCCACCAGACCTTCTGCCTTCTCCGGGTGTCCCCAGATGCGCGCGACGTACTGTTTCTTCGGTTCACGATCGCGGAACTGGCGCTTTAATTCGCGCTCAGCCGCTTTGGTCAGAGCCACCACAATCACGCCGCTGGTCGCCATATCCAGGCGATGCACGGACTCCGCCTGCGGATAATCGCGCTGCACGCGCGTCATCACGCTGTCTTTGTGCTCCTCCAGACGTCCCGGCACGGACAACAGGCCGCTGGGCTTGTTGACCACCATGATGTGCTCATCCTGATACAGAATGACCAGCCACGGGTCCATCGGCGGATTGTAGGTCTCCATGATCATGTCGCGCTCCGGTTACTGATGCGTCACAACGATCAGACGCAGCGCGTCCAGTCGCCAGCTCGCCTGATCCAGGCTTTCCATGACCTGCTCGCGGTTGCTCTCGATCGCAGCCAGCTCGTCGTCACGGATGTTTGGGTTCACCGCTTTTAAGGCTTCCAGACGCGACAGTTCGGCCGAGAGTTTATCGTCCGCTTCGCTGCGAGCGGCATCAATCAGCGCGCGGGCAGCTTTCTCAATCTGCGCTTCGCCCTGCTGCAGGATGGCATGCACGTCCTGCTGAACGGCATTCACCAGCTTGCTGCCCGTGTGGCGGTTCACCGCGCTCAGCTGACGGTTAAAGCTCTCAAACTCCACCTGTGCGGCGAGGTTGGTGCCGTTTTTGTCGAGCATCAGACGCACCGGCGTCGCAGGCAGGAAGCGGTTGAGCTGCAGCTGTTTCGGTGCCTGCGCCTCCACCACGTAGATAAGCTCTAACAGCAGCGTCCCGACAGGCAGCGCTTTGTTTTTCAGCAGGGAAATGGTGCTGCTGCCCGTATCGCCTGAGAGGATCAAATCCAGACCGTTGCGAATCAGCGGGTGTTCCCAGGTGATGAACTGCGCGTCTTCACGGGAAAGCGCGACGTCACGCTCGAAGGTGATGGTGCAGCCATCCTCCGGCAGACCCGGGAAATCCGGGACCAGCATGTGATCGGACGGCGTCAGGACGATCATGTTTTCGCCGCGATCGTCCTGGTTGATACCCACGATATCAAACAGGTTCATCGCAAAACTGATCAGGCTGGTGTCGTCGTCCTGCTCTTCAATGCTTTCGGCAAGCTGCTGCGCTTTTTCGCCGCCGTTGGAGTGGATCTCCAGCAGGCGGTCGCGGCCTTGTTCGAGCTGCAGTTTCAGCGCGTCGTGCTTCTCGCGACAGGATTTGATCAGGTCGTCAAAACCTTCGGTCTCTTCCGGGGCCGCCAGGTAGCCGATCAGATCGCTGTGCACCTGGTCGTAAATGGTGCGCCCGGTCGGGCAGGTATGTTCAAAGGCGTCCAGCCCTTCGTGGAACCAGCGCACCAGTACGGACTGAGCGGTTTTTTCGAGGAACGGGACGTGGATCTGAATATCGTGCGCCTGACCGATACGGTCCAGACGGCCGATACGCTGCTCCAGCAGATCCGGGTTAAACGGCAGATCGAACATCACCAGATGGCTGGCGAACTGGAAGTTACGCCCTTCGGAGCCGATTTCGGAGCACAGCAGAACCTGCGCGCCGCTGTCCTCTTCGCCGAACCAGGCCGCTGCGCGGTCACGCTCTATGATCGACATCCCTTCGTGGAACACGGCGGCGCGGATCCCTTCCCGCTCGCGCAGGACCTGCTCCAGCTGCAGCGCGGTGGCCGCTTTGGCGCAAATCACCAGCACTTTCTGTGAGCGGTGAGCCGTCAGATAACCCATCAGCCACTCGACGCGCGGATCGAAGTTCCACCAGGTTCCGGTATCGCCTTCGAACTCCTGGTAAATCTGTTCCGGATAGAGCATGTCACGCGCGCGCTCTTCCGCACTTTT
It includes:
- the rapA gene encoding RNA polymerase-associated protein RapA, with translation MPFTLGQRWISDTESELGLGTVVALDARMVTILFPATGENRLYARNDSPVTRVMFNPGDTVTSHEGWQLKIEDVKEENGILAYIGTRVDTEETNVILREVLLDSRLVFSKPQDRLFAGQIDRMDRFALRYRARKFQSEQYRMPWSGLRGQRTSLIPHQLNIAHDVGRRHAPRVLLADEVGLGKTIEAGMILHQQLLSGAAERVLIVVPETLQHQWLVEMLRRFNLRFSLFDDERYAEAQHDADNPFETEQLVICSLDFVRRSKQRLEHLCDAEWDIMVVDEAHHLVWSEDAPSREYMAIEQLAERVPGILLLTATPEQLGLESHFARLRLLDPNRFHDFSVFVEEQQNYRPVADAVALLLAGKHLSNDELNTLSELIGEQDIEPLLHAANSDRDDAETARQELVSMLMDRHGTSRVLFRNTRNGVKGFPKRELHTIKLPLPTQYQTAIKVSGIMGARKSAEERARDMLYPEQIYQEFEGDTGTWWNFDPRVEWLMGYLTAHRSQKVLVICAKAATALQLEQVLREREGIRAAVFHEGMSIIERDRAAAWFGEEDSGAQVLLCSEIGSEGRNFQFASHLVMFDLPFNPDLLEQRIGRLDRIGQAHDIQIHVPFLEKTAQSVLVRWFHEGLDAFEHTCPTGRTIYDQVHSDLIGYLAAPEETEGFDDLIKSCREKHDALKLQLEQGRDRLLEIHSNGGEKAQQLAESIEEQDDDTSLISFAMNLFDIVGINQDDRGENMIVLTPSDHMLVPDFPGLPEDGCTITFERDVALSREDAQFITWEHPLIRNGLDLILSGDTGSSTISLLKNKALPVGTLLLELIYVVEAQAPKQLQLNRFLPATPVRLMLDKNGTNLAAQVEFESFNRQLSAVNRHTGSKLVNAVQQDVHAILQQGEAQIEKAARALIDAARSEADDKLSAELSRLEALKAVNPNIRDDELAAIESNREQVMESLDQASWRLDALRLIVVTHQ
- the rluA gene encoding bifunctional tRNA pseudouridine(32) synthase/23S rRNA pseudouridine(746) synthase RluA, translating into MIMETYNPPMDPWLVILYQDEHIMVVNKPSGLLSVPGRLEEHKDSVMTRVQRDYPQAESVHRLDMATSGVIVVALTKAAERELKRQFRDREPKKQYVARIWGHPEKAEGLVDLPLICDWPNRPKQKVCFETGKAAQTEYEVLEYAPDNTARILLKPITGRSHQLRVHMLALGHPILGDRFYATPEALALAPRLQLHAQMLTITHPEFGNLMTFKAPADF